TATTAGCATCTTATAAAACCTTAGCCAGTAGTGGTGTAATCTTATAGTcagaagctgaaacaggaggattaacATGAGTTTAAGACTAACCTGAGTTGCATGGtaagaccctgccttgaaaagtaaaaataactaaatacatTTAGGCCTTAGGTATAgatcagtggtagaacacttgatcagaaataaacaaataggaaaCCAGATAAGCATTATTAtatttgtacttatttatttgcatgcCATGGTTGGGGGGGGGAATGCCTGTAAGCATTACAGTTTGGATagaaaggtatcctggcagtcAGGAGCCACAGAATACCACAAAGTCATACTATataacaaacctcacacaagaggtttattgggagggAAATACCTAGGAGAACTAGAGAGAACACAGGGTTTATATAGGGTTGGGTAGGTGGAGCTTTCCGTCATGGCCTGGGATTGGAGGAATTATGTGACCTGATCTTAGGGCAAACTCAAGtattggtggattttttttttttttggtagggtaGAACATGGCCATTCTCCCACCTTGGGAGCTAGGAACACCCATTGCAGTCCACTGTTAGGTCTTTTGGTGGAAGGAGGGGCTGGCTGCTGAAGCTGGGGGCGGGGTACTCGTGTCTCTGTGTGCTGCACCATCCCAGCACCCCAcacactgcttttatttttatttttttcttgttcttctagtGGTGTCCACgagtgaagcagagaccagagtCGGGTTTGNTCACACAGGGAGACACCCACCACTGAGCGTTATGCCCGGCTCTtgaactgttgttgttgttgttgttgttgttttgaggtggtttctctatgtagctctggctgtcctggaacttgctctgtacatcATGCTGGACTCAAATCCAAGAgagttgcctgcctctgcctcctgagtacagcatggaaggcatgcaccaccacggccTGTCTTAACTTTCCTTTTGCAACtgtctcactaagttgctcactctggccttgaatttaggaTCATCGTGTCTGAGCCTCCGCAGTGTGAAATTAGGGGTATGAGCCACCCTAGCATCCCTGGCCTTGCTTCCCTGCAGGGCTAATGGTCCTCATTCTGCCATGTGACGCGCAACCCCTAACAGCCCAATTGTCCAGCTTCTTGGAAGAATGTTCCCtaatttattttgttctgttttctcttcacaTGCACAACTTCTCTCCTGGGCagcccttctccatctcctctgaaGGGAATGAGGAACCATCACTGCCATTCGCTgctaaaaaatgtaaattaaagacTATAAGGATGTGTAGTCTAGACATTTCTGAAGATTCTGGAGACATGACTGCAGTAGCACAGTCACCTGCAACAGCGCAGTCTCTTAACTTCCACCTGCCTCTCAGTGTCCACCCACAACTGAAAGATGTGGAGCAGCAGCCGGATGTGAACCGGGTGGTGCCAAAGCAAAGAGGAGGATTTCAAAAATTACTCAGGGCAAAGAAGCCTCGAAATGTGCCTCTGTCCCTAGTTTCTTCTGCTCCTGCAGTCACAGCTgagttttctttcccttctccctgcagCTCTAGTtctgccttcctgtctcctctctgcaacatcccttctcctcttcctccccatccctttgttggtacccaccctcctccccctccccctcttcctctccctggtcgcacccatcttccttcccttctcgTTGGTAGCACCCaacctcctccccctgcctctctctttggtggcacccatcttcctccccctccccctctccctggtggcacccatcttcctccccctcccccNNNNNNNNNNNNNNNNNNNNNNNNNNNNNNNNNNNNNNNNNNNNNNNNNNNNNNNNNNNNNNNNNNNNNNNNNNNNNNNNNNNNNNNNNNNNNNNNNNNNNNNNNNNNNNNNNNNNNNNNNNNNNNNNNNNNNNNNNNNNNNNNNNNNNNNNNNNNNNNNNNNNNNccccctccccctctccctggtggcacccatcttcctccccctccccctatcccTGGTGGCAcccatcttcctccccctccccctctccctggtTGCAcccatcttcctccccctctccctggtTGTACCcttatccctccccctccccctctccctggtGGAACccatctttctccccttccccctgctggcacccaattttctctttctcctataGGATTCATCCCACCTAAGTTGGGTTCACCTAAGCTCGGCCACAGCCGTAAACTTACCGGAGACACAGACATCCGTGGCTCAGAGCCGCCTCTCCTGGGCTTTAGGGATATGTGCTCTGGGGATATGGGCTTTAGCGGTGGTACCACTTTCTCAGGTAGCTTTGCTAGTTCAAAGGATTTTGATGCAGGTAAATTTTCCCAAGACCCCAACAACATCAGCTTCTCTCCCAAAGCCCCTGAGATGGACGCTCTTCACCTGTCACCTTTTTGCGGTCCTCCTAAGccaccttctgctcctcctcttgTCACTAATGTACTTTGCTCTGAGGTTCCTCAGAGCtctatttttcatttgcaaagtGCCGAAGTACATCAGAGCCCTACTACCAGAGTGTCAGAGATCAGCATGGAGTCAGTTGAGTCAGCTCGCCCGTTAGATTCTCCTCTCAGAGCTGGGGCATCATACTTTGCTCTAGAAGACGCAGAGGACGCCTCACTGGGTGGAAGTTCTTTTGAAATCGAAACATATGAAGCAGCAGCATCATTTATAGCCGATTATCTTTTAACAAGTATGGAGACTTCCTGGGATGAGGAATGTACCTTCTgtgatgaaggccagaagagtcCTGTGCCGTGGGCGTCCCTCTTTGCTCTACAGACTGAGGTATTTGCCCTATTTCTGCTCAAGTCCATGGTCAGCTTGCTTCACAGTTTACACAGTGCTTCCCAAGGCAGTTGGAGGGAGAACAGTTTGTTTTCAGTCTCATGGTTCAGGGAGCGTGTCAGTGTGGGAGTCTGCATCTCTCAGTGAATGGTCACCCTCTGCATGGTGCTGGGTGGCATGTGTCATGCATTGTTGGTGACATTAACATTTTGCAGTTGAAAACTAGCTTCCTGAAGAGGCCATGGACTTACGTTCTAAGTTctagtactgggaattgaagttGATAGAAATTTCCACTTGCCCAGTAAACATAAGGGAGGTGAGTATTCTAAATACTGTCCTAGCTGTAGCAATGAATGAGTGCTGCAGCTCCAagggaaaggtatcctggcatTGAGAGCCAAGGGAGACCACAAAGTCACACCTCGCAACAAACCTCGAGTAAGAGTTATTGTGAGGTTAAAAACCCAGGATGTGGCTGCCTCTGCTGAGGTGAGAAACAACAGGAGGACTAACAGGGAAGCCAGACTTATATAGGATGTTGGGGAGGGGGCAAGCTTTACAGGgtgaggattggtgggattttaAGTCCTGAGCTTGGGAGTGTTCAGGCATTGGTAGTTTTCCTGTTCAGAGATTGGTAGATTTTCATAATCAGGTATTGGTGGGTTTCTGTGGCAAGCTCCGGACCtggtgggacttttttttttttttttggtagggcaGGACCTGCACTGGGAGTAACAGGTTGTTAGGAAAGTCTGGGGGCAGGTTCTGCGCCACTGGAGCTCCTCAGGTGAAGGTCTGGCCACTTTTCCTGCCTTGCAAgtttacaaagtttacaaagtatataaagtttacaaagggAGTCCAGGGCTGCTTGAGTTGGCCTGTAGTAGTTTGCTGTAGTGTGGAGGGGCACAGTGCTCCGTCTCTTAAGCTAGTTGACTCTCTGTAAGCTTCTCTACTGCATTGAGATTCAGGCTCCTATGCAATTTGAATATGGGGCATCACATCTGTAGGCAAGCATTCAGCCCCAgagctcttttgtttgtttgtttttgtttttgtttttgtttttgtttttcgagacaggttttctctgtatagccctggctgtcctggaactactctGTGGaacaggctgtcctcgaactcagaaatctgcctgcctctgctcctaagtgctgggattaaagatgtgcaccaccacctcctggctatcttttctcatttaaaaaaaaaattatttgtgtgtgtatatatatacctgagtttgtgtgtgcacatgttcatgcagatgtgaatgtatctgtgtatatgtgcacatggaagccagaggcccATGTATGTACCTGAGTTTGTGTGTACAGGTGTTCATGCANNNNNNNNNNNNNNNNNNNNNNNNNNNNNNNNNNNNNNNNNNNNNNNNNNNNNNNNNNNNNNNNNNNNNNNNNNNNNNNNNNNNNNNNNNNNNNNNNNNNNNNNNNNNNNNNNNNNNNNNNNNNNNNNNNNNNNNNNNNNNNNNNNNNNNNNNNNNNNNNNNNNNNNNNNNNNNNNNNNNNNNNNNNNNNNNNNNNNNNNNNNNNNNNNNNNNNNNNNNNNNNNNNNNNNNNNNNNNNNNNNNNNNNNNNNNNNNNNNNNNNNNNNNNNNNNNNNNNNNNNNNNNNNNNNNNNNNNNNNNNNNNNNNNNNNNNNNNNNNNNNNNNNNNNNNNNNNNNNNNNNNNNNNNNNNNNNNNNNNNNNNNNNNNNNNNNNNNNNNNNNNNNNNNNNNNNNNNNNNNNNNNNNNNNNNNNNNNNNNNNNNNNNNNNNNNNNNNNNNNNNNNNNNNNNNNNNNNNNNNNNNNNNNNNNNNNNNNNNNNNNNNNNNNNNNNNNNNNNNNNNNNNNNNNNNNNNNNNNNNNNNNNNNNNNNNNNNNNNNNNNNNNNNNNNNNNNNNNNNNNNNNNNNNNNNNNNNNNNNNNNNNNNNNNNNNNNNNNNNNNNNNNNNNNNNNNNNNNNNNNNNNNNNNNNNNNNNNNNNNNNNNNNNNNNNNNNNNNNNNNNNNNNNNNNNNNNNNNNNNNNNNNNNNNNNNNNNNNNNNNNNNNNNNNNNNNNNNNNNNNNNNNNNNNNNNNNNNNNNNNNNNNNNNNNNNNNNNNNNNNNNNNNNNNNNNNNNNNNNNNNNNNNNNNNNNNNNNNNNNNNNNNNNNNNNNNNNNNNNNNNNNNNNNNNNNNNNNNNNNNNNNNNNNNNNNNNNNNNNNNNNNNNNNNNNNNNNNNNNNNNNNNNNNNNNNNNNNNNNNNNNNNNNNNNNNNNNNNNNNNNNNNNNNNNNNNNNNNNNNNNNNNNNNNNNNNNNNNNNNNNNNNNNNNNNNNNNNNNNNNNNNNNNNNNNNNNNNNNNNNNNNNNNNNNNNNNNNNNNNNNNNNNNNNNNNNNNNNNNNNNNNNNNNNNNNNNNNNNNNNNNNNNNNNNNNNNNNNNNNNNNNNNNNNNNNNNNNNNNNNNNNNNNNNNNNNNNNNNNNNNNNNNNNNNNNNNNNNNNNNNNNNNNNNNNNNNNNNNNNNNNNNNNNNNNNNNNNNNNNNNNNNNNNNNNNNNNNNNNNNNNNNNNNNNNNNNNNNNNNNNNNNNNNNNNNNNNNNNNNNNNNNNNNNNNNNNNNNNNNNNNNNNNNNNNNNNNNNNNNNNNNNNNNNNNNNNNNNNNNNNNNNNNNNNNNNNNNNNNNNNNNNNNNNNNNNNNNNNNNNNNNNNNNNNNNNNNNNNNNNNNNNNNNNNNNNNNNNNNNNNNNNNNNNNNNNNNNNNNNNNNN
The sequence above is drawn from the Mus pahari chromosome 8, PAHARI_EIJ_v1.1, whole genome shotgun sequence genome and encodes:
- the LOC115064544 gene encoding protein mono-ADP-ribosyltransferase PARP4-like, with amino-acid sequence PGGTHLSPLPPAGTQFSLSPIGFIPPKLGSPKLGHSRKLTGDTDIRGSEPPLLGFRDMCSGDMGFSGGTTFSGSFASSKDFDAGKFSQDPNNISFSPKAPEMDALHLSPFCGPPKPPSAPPLVTNVLCSEVPQSSIFHLQSAEVHQSPTTRVSEISMESVESARPLDSPLRAGASYFALEDAEDASLGGSSFEIETYEAAASFIADYLLTSMETSWDEECTFCDEGQKSPVPWASLFALQTEDGFWKLTPELGLILKLNVNALLTSLEEKGIRSLGTKGRERLLDLIATLLVLQFLYTELEQEGMVATSLIKMDDAIISRNIPWAFENIKKAREWARRTEGQYPSICQRLELGKDWESATKQLLGIQPQANTSLHRILHYSQG